The following nucleotide sequence is from Trifolium pratense cultivar HEN17-A07 linkage group LG2, ARS_RC_1.1, whole genome shotgun sequence.
GAggaataagttgttttgattGAGTCTAGTAGCATAGTATTGTAAGTTGTTAAGAGTAAATTAGTTAAAGTGCTGAAGCATTGTAGTTGATGGAGTAACGAAGGAAAATCGCTTTTTGTTATTACATGTAAACAGTTGGCACAAGGAATCAAAATGTatacttttgaaattttttagatGCATAAAATTTCAACCATTTATTAATAGTTTATCCGGTATTTCGATTGGTTATccttgttttcttttattttctgaGACTTTTATGCTTATGTACAATAAGTACACTTACTAGAAGTAGAAACAACCCACTAAGTATTTTGTTAGAAGCTGACTCGTACCCTGGGAGAGTGTGGGTTCAATTCCTGCTGCCTGTGTGAGGAGTGCGGACCTTGTTGGTGGGTAATCGTAGTGTGTATATCTGTtagaactctctctctctctagggTTGGTTAGAAATTtactttatttgttattttcaaGGATTCATAAAACAGATGGTGTAAACAGAAAAATTGTGTTCCTAATTTCCTTCtgtaatttttttagttattgTTGTGTCAATATTAATTCAGAAAATAACTTCATGGTTGTATCCCAATGTTGTGTTTTTTGAACGTTATTGTAATAACAGGTTCTTTTAATCTTTTTGTAGCTTTTTGACTATCAATACAACATGGGCCTTCTGTTGATTGAGAAGCAAGAGTGGAGTTCCAAGTTCGATAGGCTGAGGCAAGAACTAGCTGAAACTGAGGAGGTTTTAAAACGAGAACAATCTTCACATTTGATTGCATTATCTGAAGTTGAGAAGCGGGAGGAAAATTTAAGGAAAGCATTGAGTACAGAAAAACAGTGTGGAGCTGATGTATGTTCTTTTTCTATCTTCAAGTATATGAATGTCGTTAAACATATTAATGTACTTATTACAACCATCGTAAGTATTTTTGCATGTTAGGTAGCTGATGCTAGCTATGGCTGAATTAGATCTCAGTCTGACAATGACACTCGAAAGTTTAAGCTAAAAATACAGAGAGCACAACTCATATCTTGAATTTTGACtgattatgttttatttattacttttaaaaGTCAAGATAAAATTAGCATGATGCCATAGTTCATTATCAATTCATGAATATGCGAAAACATTGTATATGCTGGAAGTATGAATGATTCCTAGATTTTTGTTCTTGACATACAAATTTTTAATCTCATATAAAAAAACGTGGAAATGATGGGCTTtgatgttttaaaataaatgtagAGTTGTTTCCAAAGAAAACATATGTTGGGATGGTAATGtttgcaatttttttgaaaCTTATGCACTGGTGGGTATGCATAATTCAGTTTTGGATGTAGGATACCCGGTCATACTTTATTCAAACTACTTCCGAGGCAACTGCAATGATTAGATAGGTAGATGTctgtatgtatatataatatatagtgtTTTGTCCCCCAATAAATCCACTATTTTGTTGTCATTGCTATTTTAGGATGGAAAGCAAAATTGCTATCTTTCCTTGAGAATTTTATTATAGGATTTGGAGGACTTTTATTTGATGTTAAGGTTGTCCTAAATTGTCTGTGTAGCTATATCATTTTATACTGATTTTGCTGAAATCGATTAATTGCAGCTTGAGAGAGCTCTGCgtgcaatgcaagaagagcttgCCGAAGTCCATTCTTCCTCCCATACAAAGCTAGATAAAGCAAATGCATTGGTGGATGGAATTGAAGAGAAGTCTGCAACGGTTAACAAGAAATTGCATGATGCAGAAGCTAGGCTTGCTGAGgttaaccaaaaaaatacaGAGCTAGATATGAAATTGCGAGAGTTGGAGGTTCGCGAAAGTTTGCTTCAAAAGGAGCGTTTGTCAGTAGCTACCGAGTATGGACTccatattctatttttttttttaatatttctgtTCATCGTATTTAGTCTTATGCTATGTGAATCAATTCATTGAAGTTGGTATTGTACCCCTATTTCAGTCGAGAATCATTTGAAGCAGTATTCTACAAACAAAGGGAAGATTTAAAGGAGTGGGAGAGGAAGCTAAGGCAAAGAGAGGATTTGCTATCGGATGGAAGGCAAAATGTTagtgaaagagaaaagaacGTGAGTGAAGCAGAGAAAAACCTGAAGCAGAAAGAGAGAGACCTAGAAGTGTTGGAGAAGAAAATTGACTCAGCCAATTCTTTATTAAAAGAAAAGGAAGTCGAGATAAGTAGAAGATTAGCTGATGTAGATGTAGAAGAGAAGGTGTGTTTTTAAATTTCTTATTTTGCCTTTTGTAAACATGTAATTTGCTTTTGTTTTCCATCATTTATGTTGTGGTTATGGTTGCAGAAAATAGATTCTCTAAAGAGCATGCTGGAGATGAAAGAGAAAGAATTACATGCACAGGAACTAAAGCTTAATGTCAGAGAAAAAGTGAGTCTAGGCACTTGGTAACTTTACAATACAATAGaatgttttttaatttgataatcCAAACCAAATCATTCGTTATGCTTTGAAGTTGCTGGTTTTTTTCTGAGAATCAACCAAATCAAtccaattaaatataatgattttattttatcccAAACTCAAACCAAATCAACCCACTAACATCCCAGCCTTTGTGGTCAATATGGTAATTTACTTTGAGACCGATAGAtagttttcaaaataattggtaacttttaaaattaattattaataaaaaatgtgaatGCCGGTAAGGAAATTACTAAATCAACCCGTAGTTCTGGATATGTAATGTTTTCAAAATAATTggtaaattttaacttttttttttgacggatgATTGCAAGTTTAACTTGAAGTACTTTAGAAAGTAATTCACATGATTTTGTTGCATTCTTACTCATGTACACGCATTTGCTACAGGATGGGATCCAGCAACTTCTTGATGAGCAAAAGGAGACTTTGGATTTAAAGTTGCAGGAGTTTGAGCTTGAAATGGAGCAAAAGCGAAAATCCCTGGCTGAGGAGTTTAGCAGCAAGGAGGAAGCCTTGGAGCATAGGGAAATTGAAGTCAATCATAGGGAAACTAAGGTTGGAAAAGAAGAGCTGGCTTTGAGTAAAAAATCTGAGAGAATAAAGGAGCAAGATAAGGAGCTTGAAACAAAGTTGAACTCTTTGAAGGAGAAAGAAAAGACtttgaaaataaaagagaaagatCTGGAGAAGGAAAAAGAGCAATTGCTTGCTGATCGGGAGAATTTGGAGAATTTAAATGTTGAACTTGGGAAGATTAAAGCTGAGATTTCTCAGCAGGAGCTTCAAATATGCCAAGAGACTGAAAATTTGAAGCTTACTCAAGATGAGAGGGCAGAACATTCTCGTTTGCAATTGGAACTAAAGCAGGAAATAGAGCATACCAGAATGCAGAAGGAATTAGTTATGAAGGAAGCTGAAAACTTGAAGGAGGAGAGACTTAGGTTTGAGAAAGAATGGGAAGAACTTGATAAGAAAAGAGTTGAAATTAGTGGAGAACAACAGGAAATTGATAAGGAGAAAGAAAGGTTGAAAAAACTGAAGAGCAGTGAAGAAGAAAGGTTGAAAAGAGAGAAGCAAGATATGGAAGATCATTTAAAGAAAGAGCTGGAAAAGCTTGAATTGGATAAGGAATCGTTTAATGATTCAATTAAACAGGAGGAATTTCTTTTATCTGAAAAGGTGAAAAATGAAAAGGCACAAATGCTTCAAGATTTTGAATGGAAGTCAAGAAATCTTGAGAATGAAATTCAGAAAAGGAAGGAGGAGATGGAGAATGATCTGcaggaaagagagagaaaatttcaggAGGAGATGGAAAGAGAgcttaataatattaatatcttGAAGGATGCTACTGAAAAGGAATGGGAAGAAGTAAAGTCTGAGGGTACCAGGTTAGAGAATGAGAGAAACGAACTTGAGACAAACAAGCAACAGCTAAAGTCTGACCAACGTGAGATGTATGAAGATTCTGAAATGCTTATGAATCTTAGCCAGAAAGTGAAGAAAGAACGTGAATGCCTTGTGGCTGAAAGAAACCATTTTCTCGCTTTTGTTGAGAAACTCCGGAATTGCAAGGACTGTGGGGAAGTTGTTAGGGACATTGTTGTGTCTGATCTTCAGTTACCTGACAGTAAAGAAAGAGGTGTTCTTCCCTTGCCTATCTCCCCTGTTTTGAATGATACACCTGTTAAGAACACAGAGGACAATGTTATCACTTCTGGCTCGAACTATTCTGAATCTACAGGGCCTGCTGGATCTACAAGAGGTGTTCTTCCCTTGCTCCGCAAATGCACGTCGATTTTCAGTTTATCCCCAAGTACGAAAACAAATTCTGTTGGTACTTCATATATGGCTGGGACATCGCCGGAGGTTGATGTGAATGTTAATATAGAAAAAGTAGATGAACCCGTGTCATCTCCTAATATAGAAGGACCTATAATTACTCTTCCAGAACGTCAAGTAGCAGGTGGAGTGGCGCTTCACTCTTCTAATACACCACACCTCCAATCTGATAACATTGTTAGAGACGTGAATAATGAATACTCTTTATCCGTAGATGATCACAGCTACATGGAAAGTTTGGTAGGTGGTGATCTTGACGATTCTCAGCAGTCAGTCCCAAAGGTTGGTCGGCGAAAACCTGGGAGGAAAAGCAAATCTGGAATTTCTAGAACACGCTCAGTGAAGGCTGTGGTTGAGGAGGCCAAGGAGTTCTTGGGAAAAAACTCAAAGGAAATAGGAAATGCGAGTTTGCAGTCTTTCAATACTGATCATAACATAGAAAACAGTCGAGAAGAGTCCAGTCACACTGAAAAAGCTACTGGTAACAATACAAGGAAG
It contains:
- the LOC123906997 gene encoding protein CROWDED NUCLEI 3-like isoform X1 → MFTPQRKTWPAGKTTTFTPHRVGATPNSGFTPSAKGKAVVIADEPPPPPLGSLTETRGEAVVGLDSGYVEDWKKFREVGLLDEAVMQRKDHEALLEKASRLERELFDYQYNMGLLLIEKQEWSSKFDRLRQELAETEEVLKREQSSHLIALSEVEKREENLRKALSTEKQCGADLERALRAMQEELAEVHSSSHTKLDKANALVDGIEEKSATVNKKLHDAEARLAEVNQKNTELDMKLRELEVRESLLQKERLSVATDRESFEAVFYKQREDLKEWERKLRQREDLLSDGRQNVSEREKNVSEAEKNLKQKERDLEVLEKKIDSANSLLKEKEVEISRRLADVDVEEKKIDSLKSMLEMKEKELHAQELKLNVREKDGIQQLLDEQKETLDLKLQEFELEMEQKRKSLAEEFSSKEEALEHREIEVNHRETKVGKEELALSKKSERIKEQDKELETKLNSLKEKEKTLKIKEKDLEKEKEQLLADRENLENLNVELGKIKAEISQQELQICQETENLKLTQDERAEHSRLQLELKQEIEHTRMQKELVMKEAENLKEERLRFEKEWEELDKKRVEISGEQQEIDKEKERLKKLKSSEEERLKREKQDMEDHLKKELEKLELDKESFNDSIKQEEFLLSEKVKNEKAQMLQDFEWKSRNLENEIQKRKEEMENDLQERERKFQEEMERELNNINILKDATEKEWEEVKSEGTRLENERNELETNKQQLKSDQREMYEDSEMLMNLSQKVKKERECLVAERNHFLAFVEKLRNCKDCGEVVRDIVVSDLQLPDSKERGVLPLPISPVLNDTPVKNTEDNVITSGSNYSESTGPAGSTRGVLPLLRKCTSIFSLSPSTKTNSVGTSYMAGTSPEVDVNVNIEKVDEPVSSPNIEGPIITLPERQVAGGVALHSSNTPHLQSDNIVRDVNNEYSLSVDDHSYMESLVGGDLDDSQQSVPKVGRRKPGRKSKSGISRTRSVKAVVEEAKEFLGKNSKEIGNASLQSFNTDHNIENSREESSHTEKATGNNTRKRQRAQTSKIAESEQNAGDSEGHADSITTGGRKKKRQTVAPPTQVTGEKRYNLRRHKTAGTVSSAQELSNGTETVEKEASGDKQEAGNKNPEATVADDSMQTTALVQVSTVSVEFKDDRVVRFEIPRDNIDNNGATTNPVDRVEESGTLEYGGEDGSIINNDVENEEREEDEDEEEDEEEEEEDPGEVSIGKKIFKFFTT
- the LOC123906997 gene encoding protein CROWDED NUCLEI 3-like isoform X2; this encodes MFTPQRKTWPAGKTTTFTPHRVGATPNSGFTPSAKGKAVVIADEPPPPPLGSLTETRGEAVVGLDSGYVEDWKKFREVGLLDEAVMQRKDHEALLEKASRLERELFDYQYNMGLLLIEKQEWSSKFDRLRQELAETEEVLKREQSSHLIALSEVEKREENLRKALSTEKQCGADLERALRAMQEELAEVHSSSHTKLDKANALVDGIEEKSATVNKKLHDAEARLAEVNQKNTELDMKLRELEVRESLLQKERLSVATDRESFEAVFYKQREDLKEWERKLRQREDLLSDGRQNVSEREKNVSEAEKNLKQKERDLEVLEKKIDSANSLLKEKEVEISRRLADVDVEEKKIDSLKSMLEMKEKELHAQELKLNVREKDGIQQLLDEQKETLDLKLQEFELEMEQKRKSLAEEFSSKEEALEHREIEVNHRETKVGKEELALSKKSERIKEQDKELETKLNSLKEKEKTLKIKEKDLEKEKEQLLADRENLENLNVELGKIKAEISQQELQICQETENLKLTQDERAEHSRLQLELKQEIEHTRMQKELVMKEAENLKEERLRFEKEWEELDKKRVEISGEQQEIDKEKERLKKLKSSEEERLKREKQDMEDHLKKELEKLELDKESFNDSIKQEEFLLSEKVKNEKAQMLQDFEWKSRNLENEIQKRKEEMENDLQERERKFQEEMERELNNINILKDATEKEWEEVKSEGTRLENERNELETNKQQLKSDQREMYEDSEMLMNLSQKVKKERECLVAERNHFLAFVEKLRNCKDCGEVVRDIVVSDLQLPDSKERGVLPLPISPVLNDTPVKNTEDNVITSGSNYSESTGPAGSTRGVLPLLRKCTSIFSLSPSTKTNSVGTSYMAGTSPEVDVNVNIEKVDEPVSSPNIEGPIITLPERQVAGGVALHSSNTPHLQSDNIVRDVNNEYSLSVDDHSYMESLVGGDLDDSQQSVPKVGRRKPGRKSKSGISRTRSVKAVVEEAKEFLGKNSKEIGNASLQSFNTDHNIENSREESSHTEKATGNNTRKRQRAQTSKIAESEQNAGDSEGHADSITTGGRKKKRQTVAPPTQVTGEKRYNLRRHKTAGTVSSAQELSNGTETVEKEASGDKQEAGNKNPEATVADDSMQTTALVQVSTVSVEFKDDRVFEIPRDNIDNNGATTNPVDRVEESGTLEYGGEDGSIINNDVENEEREEDEDEEEDEEEEEEDPGEVSIGKKIFKFFTT